The Arachis hypogaea cultivar Tifrunner chromosome 16, arahy.Tifrunner.gnm2.J5K5, whole genome shotgun sequence genome contains a region encoding:
- the LOC112754793 gene encoding uncharacterized protein, translating to MQGFPSEGENALSVVGPKPMEWSTVPYSGPQVPGPNGKKRTSSLESPIMLLTGHQSAIYTMKFNPSGSVIASGSHDREIFLWNTYGECKNFMVLKGHKNAVLDLHWTTDGTQIVSASPDKTLRAWDVETGKQIKKMVEHLSYVNSCCPSRRGPPLVVSGSDDGTAKLWDMRQRGSIQTFPDKYQITAVSFSDASDKIYTGGIDNDVKVWDLRKGEVIMTLQGHQDMITGMQLSPDGSYLLTNGMDCKLCIWDMRPYAPQNRCVKVLEGHQHNFEKNLLKCNWSSDGSKVTAGSSDRMVYIWDTTSRRILYKLPGHNGSVNECVFHPNEPIIGSCSSDKQIYLGEI from the coding sequence ATGCAAGGCTTCCCTTCTGAAGGTGAAAATGCTTTGTCAGTTGTTGGTCCAAAGCCAATGGAATGGTCTACTGTTCCATACAGTGGTCCTCAAGTTCCTGGACCAAATGGAAAGAAGCGGACATCAAGTTTGGAATCGCCAATCATGTTGCTGACAGGTCACCAGAGTGCTATCTATACCATGAAGTTCAATCCATCAGGATCAGTCATTGCGTCTGGATCTCACGACAGAGAGATTTTCCTCTGGAATACGTATGGGGAATGCAAGAACTTTATGGTTCTAAAGGGTCACAAAAATGCAGTTTTAGACCTTCATTGGACTACAGATGGAACTCAGATAGTTTCTGCCAGCCCTGATAAAACTCTGAGGGCTTGGGATGTGGAAAcaggaaaacaaattaaaaagatggTAGAGCATCTTTCATATGTCAATTCATGTTGTCCTTCGCGGAGGGGTCCGCCTCTTGTTGTCAGCGGATCAGACGATGGAACTGCTAAACTATGGGATATGCGTCAAAGGGGTTCCATCCAAACATTCCCAGATAAATACCAGATTACAGCTGTTAGCTTCTCCGATGCATCAGATAAGATCTATACCGGTGGTATTGATAATGATGTCAAGGTATGGGATTTGCGTAAGGGTGAAGTTATCATGACACTTCAAGGTCATCAAGATATGATTACTGGCATGCAGTTGAGTCCTGATGGTTCTTACCTTCTAACTAATGGCATGGATTGCAAGCTCTGCATTTGGGATATGCGCCCATACGCCCCCCAAAATCGCTGTGTAAAGGTGTTGGAAGGGCACCAACACAACTTTGAAAAGAACTTGTTGAAGTGCAATTGGTCATCCGATGGAAGCAAGGTCACAGCAGGGAGTTCGGATCGAATGGTTTATATATGGGATACCACGTCGCGACGCATCTTATATAAGCTTCCTGGGCACAATGGATCTGTTAATGAGTGTGTGTTTCACCCCAACGAACCTATTATTGGATCTTGCAGTAGCGACAAGCAGATCTATCTTGGAGAGATATGA